The Thioalkalivibrio nitratireducens DSM 14787 DNA segment ATGCAAATCAACCTGACCGGTCATCACGTCGACATCACGAGCGCCCTGCGTGACTATGTCGAGGACAAGTTCCAGCGCCTCGAGCGCCACTTCGATCAGGTGATCGATATCCATGTCGTGCTCACGGTGGAGAAGAACCACAACAAGGCCGAGGCGAACCTGCAGGTCAGCGGCAACCAGATCCACGCCGACACCACGCATGACGACATGTACGCGGCGATCGATGGCCTGATCGACAAGACGGACCGGCAGCTGATCAAGCACAAGGAGAAAATGAAGGACCACCACCGCGCCGAAGGCGCGATGCGCAACCGACAGCAAACCGCCTGAGCCATGCGGCTCGCCGACCTCCTCACGCTGGAACGCGTCCAGATCGAGCC contains these protein-coding regions:
- the hpf gene encoding ribosome hibernation-promoting factor, HPF/YfiA family; the encoded protein is MQINLTGHHVDITSALRDYVEDKFQRLERHFDQVIDIHVVLTVEKNHNKAEANLQVSGNQIHADTTHDDMYAAIDGLIDKTDRQLIKHKEKMKDHHRAEGAMRNRQQTA